One window from the genome of Cyclobacterium amurskyense encodes:
- a CDS encoding class I mannose-6-phosphate isomerase, whose product MSLAKKALEEGQGILRLAPTWVPRSFCVPGRRIKLHPDDYYILGGERGGIDERWFSSTCPAENGPLTGEHEGLSKVVLGEDGKEEQILLKDVIDELKGEIIGDRLWNEFESWPMYSKFFDNMGPLPHHIHHNDEHAAKIGMKGKPEAYYFPPQLNNHGGDFPYTFFGIAPGTTKEQIKECLKNFNKGDNKITSFSQAFKLDPGTGWDVPPGMLHAPGSMCTYEPQKSSDVFAMYQSLVNEAIIPEELLWKGTPKDRIGDYDQLMEVIDWELNVDPNILETRFMAPVPVADVAEMEAAGYVENWICYRSDAFSAKELTVFPGQTVVIKDNAAYGMIMMQGHGTMGAWDIETPSLIRYGQLTHDEYFVTEKAASEGVKITNQSKTDPIVMLKHFGPKNPDLNL is encoded by the coding sequence ATGAGTTTGGCAAAAAAAGCATTAGAAGAAGGACAGGGGATTTTGCGTCTGGCCCCTACTTGGGTGCCTAGATCTTTTTGTGTACCCGGAAGAAGAATAAAACTTCATCCTGATGATTATTATATTTTGGGTGGTGAAAGAGGTGGTATAGATGAAAGATGGTTTTCTTCTACCTGTCCTGCTGAAAACGGCCCTCTTACTGGTGAGCATGAAGGCCTAAGTAAAGTGGTCTTGGGAGAAGATGGAAAAGAGGAGCAAATTTTATTGAAGGATGTTATCGATGAACTTAAAGGTGAGATCATTGGTGACAGGCTTTGGAATGAATTCGAAAGCTGGCCAATGTATTCCAAGTTTTTTGACAATATGGGGCCATTGCCACACCATATCCATCACAATGATGAGCATGCTGCCAAAATTGGTATGAAAGGTAAGCCTGAAGCTTACTATTTCCCGCCTCAATTGAACAACCACGGTGGAGATTTTCCTTATACATTTTTTGGAATAGCTCCAGGTACTACCAAGGAACAAATTAAAGAGTGTCTTAAAAACTTTAACAAAGGAGACAATAAGATTACCAGCTTTTCTCAAGCTTTCAAACTTGATCCGGGTACGGGTTGGGATGTTCCTCCAGGAATGCTACACGCTCCAGGAAGTATGTGTACTTATGAGCCTCAGAAGTCTTCTGATGTTTTTGCCATGTACCAATCGCTAGTGAATGAGGCCATTATCCCTGAAGAATTACTTTGGAAAGGTACGCCTAAAGACAGAATTGGTGATTATGACCAATTGATGGAGGTAATTGATTGGGAATTGAATGTGGATCCAAATATATTGGAAACCAGATTTATGGCTCCTGTTCCTGTAGCTGATGTTGCTGAAATGGAAGCGGCAGGTTATGTAGAAAACTGGATCTGTTATCGCTCTGATGCCTTTAGTGCAAAAGAACTGACAGTTTTCCCAGGTCAGACAGTAGTCATTAAGGACAATGCTGCCTATGGTATGATCATGATGCAAGGTCATGGTACAATGGGAGCTTGGGACATTGAAACACCCTCTTTGATTCGTTATGGACAATTGACCCATGATGAGTATTTTGTCACTGAGAAAGCGGCAAGTGAAGGCGTTAAAATCACCAATCAGTCAAAGACAGACCCTATAGTGATGCTGAAACATTTTGGCCCTAAGAACCCTGATTTGAACCTTTAG
- a CDS encoding aldose 1-epimerase family protein, with the protein MEAKNQPWKGKVGNVKQIGGIETAILDNGSGKGVRIANIDTGAGFRYQLVLDRAMDISTAQFGEHGLAWVSQVGITPPAPFTADGIDWLSTFGGGLLTTCGLSHVGGPENDEQGKRGLHGRISNSPAEIIAIKQPDLLSGDLEMHITGLIRECSVFGPNLLLKRTISGILGQPYLKITDEVTNISNVEAPHMLLYHVNFGWPLIDEGTQLLWKGSWEARDGDPNNRIFNKENDFKSCPAPMPEHSGFGEDVAFIDPTPESDDRCRAGLFNPALGFAFRMTFDKKQLPWLVNWQHWGENEYVTALEPGTNPPIGQAQAREEGTLILLKPGEKRQYELVFDVLTNKKKIQSFVENNK; encoded by the coding sequence ATGGAGGCAAAAAATCAGCCCTGGAAAGGTAAAGTTGGAAATGTTAAACAAATAGGTGGTATTGAGACTGCTATACTGGACAATGGCTCTGGCAAAGGAGTAAGAATTGCCAATATTGACACAGGCGCTGGTTTTCGGTACCAGTTGGTTTTGGACCGGGCCATGGACATTTCTACAGCACAGTTTGGGGAGCATGGATTGGCTTGGGTGAGTCAAGTTGGTATTACCCCTCCAGCTCCATTCACGGCAGACGGAATAGATTGGCTGAGTACCTTTGGCGGAGGATTACTTACTACCTGCGGTCTATCCCATGTGGGAGGCCCGGAAAATGATGAGCAGGGAAAAAGAGGGTTGCATGGGAGAATTTCCAATAGTCCTGCCGAGATTATCGCCATTAAGCAGCCGGACCTCCTTTCCGGTGATTTGGAAATGCACATTACCGGATTAATCAGAGAATGTAGTGTTTTCGGCCCTAATCTTTTGCTGAAAAGAACAATCTCAGGAATTTTAGGCCAGCCTTACCTTAAAATAACTGACGAGGTCACCAATATCTCCAATGTAGAGGCGCCACATATGCTATTGTACCATGTCAATTTTGGCTGGCCACTAATAGATGAAGGCACTCAGCTATTATGGAAAGGATCTTGGGAAGCAAGAGATGGCGATCCCAACAACCGGATATTTAATAAAGAAAATGATTTTAAATCTTGTCCAGCCCCTATGCCGGAACACAGTGGTTTTGGAGAGGATGTGGCATTTATAGATCCAACACCTGAGTCGGATGATAGATGTAGAGCCGGCTTGTTCAATCCTGCCTTAGGATTTGCTTTTCGGATGACCTTTGACAAAAAACAACTCCCTTGGTTGGTAAATTGGCAACATTGGGGAGAGAATGAATATGTGACAGCTTTGGAGCCGGGTACAAATCCACCGATAGGCCAGGCCCAAGCCCGGGAAGAAGGTACGCTTATACTTTTGAAACCTGGAGAAAAAAGGCAATACGAACTGGTATTCGATGTCTTGACAAATAAGAAGAAAATACAGTCATTTGTAGAGAACAACAAGTAA